The DNA sequence TTGCCCTTCTTGGTGCTTTTCACTTCTTCCTTAGGAGCCGCCGGGGTCTCCACCGCAGGGGCCATGGGAGCTGTCGCGGCCGGCGGGGCTGCCGGCGGGGCGGGTGCTGGGGCTTTTTCCTGAGCCAGGGTAACCCCCTGGAGGCTCAACAGAAAGACTCCGACGCTGGCCAACGTAACGAGTTTCTTCATCTCCCTCTCCTTAAATGAGGACATAAAATGATAATGGGTGGTGGCGGTGCAGGGATTTGAACCCCGGACACTGCGGATATGAGCCGCATGCTCTAACCAGCTGAGCTACACCGCCGTAACATCTCAAAATATATTCAGACAGGCCGGTTCTGTCAAACAAAATTGCGGCATTGAACCCACTTGTTCGTCCGATTTTTCCCCGGCAAACACCCTGGCGTCATGGAGCTTAGTTTGAAACTTTTTACGCCTGACGGTTCCGTGAAATCAGGTGGCCAAAATGTAGGGTAATTGGGAAATCCGCGGCAGGAGAAAATCCGGAGACGCCGCGGTCAAAGCATCCGGCTCCCCATAACCGTAGGCGACCGCCGCGGTGAAGGCCCCGGCTGCCCGTCCCGCCTGAATGTCCGCAGGTTTATCCCCCACCATGAGGGTGCGGTTCGCTTTTACTCCCATGTCGGCGATCAGCGCCAGGAGCTGGTCGGGGGCAGGCTTCAAGGGGAGATTGGCGCCGCCCCCCCGGATGGCCACAAAAAATCGTGCTATGCTGATCGCTTCCAGGGTCTGTTGGGTCAGGCGCCAGAGCTTGTTGGACAGGACTGCCAGTCTTTTCCCGGTCAAGAGCTCCAGAGTTGAAATTACCCCGGGATAGACGCGGGTCGACTCACCGTTGTGCCGGGTGTAGTAATCCAGGTAGAGGCGCAGGCACTCTTCCACCTTGTCCTGATGGTCCGGTCCCACCAGCCGCTCGATCAGCCTCCGTTCGCCCCCGCCGATCATGCCCCGAATTGCGGTGGGCAGGTGTA is a window from the Desulfobaccales bacterium genome containing:
- a CDS encoding HAD-IA family hydrolase, which gives rise to MREKIAVDLIVFDLDGTLADTLLDLTAAANYACHRLGLPLHLPTAIRGMIGGGERRLIERLVGPDHQDKVEECLRLYLDYYTRHNGESTRVYPGVISTLELLTGKRLAVLSNKLWRLTQQTLEAISIARFFVAIRGGGANLPLKPAPDQLLALIADMGVKANRTLMVGDKPADIQAGRAAGAFTAAVAYGYGEPDALTAASPDFLLPRISQLPYILAT